The following coding sequences lie in one Chionomys nivalis chromosome 8, mChiNiv1.1, whole genome shotgun sequence genomic window:
- the LOC130880059 gene encoding olfactory receptor 13A1-like, with protein sequence MLSPNQTMGTEFVLEGFSENPGLKLLLIICFLSLYTLALIGNIVIIALVTSSTGLHSPMYFFLCNLATMDIVCTSSVLPKALLGLVSEENTISFKGCMTQLFFLLWSLSSELLLLTVMAYDRYVAICHPLHYSSRMSPQLCGVLAMAVWSICALNASVHTGLMTQLSFCGPKVITHFFCEIPPLLLLSCSSTYVNSIMTLIADAFYGGINFFLTLLSYGCIIASILRMRSAEGKRKAFSTCSSHLIVVCVYYSSVFCAYISPASSYSPERSKVTSVLYSVLSPTLNPLIYTLRNKDVKLALGRLLPSFSH encoded by the coding sequence ATGTTGAGTCCTAACCAGACAATGGGGACAGAGTTTGTGCTGGAAGGGTTCTCAGAGAACCCTGGTCTAAAACTTCTCCTGATAATCTGCTTCCTGTCACTCTACACATTGGCTCTCATAGGCAACATTGTCATCATTGCTTTGGTCACTTCTAGCACTGGGCTCCACAGtcccatgtactttttcctaTGTAATTTAGCCACCATGGATATTGTGTGCACCTCTTCTGTGCTTCCCAAGGCACTGCTTGGCCTAGTGTCTGAGGAAAACACCATCTCCTTCAAGGGGTGTATGACccagctcttcttccttctgtggtCCTTGTCTTCTGAGCTGCTGCTGCTCACggtcatggcctatgaccgctacgTGGCCATCTGCCATCCCCTGCACTACAGCTCTAGGATGAGCCCACAGCTGTGTGGGGTCCTGGCCATGGCTGTGTGGTCCATCTGTGCTCTGAATGCATCTGTCCACACTGGTCTGATGACACAGCTGTCATTCTGTGGCCCCAAAGTCATCACCCACTTCTTCTGTGAgatccccccactcctcctcctctcctgcagCTCCACATATGTGAATAGCATCATGACTCTTATAGCAGATGCCTTTTATGGAGGCATCAACTTCTTCCTCACCTTGCTCTCCTATGGCTGCATCATCGCCAGCATCCTGCGCATGCGTTCTGCTGAGGGCAAGAGGAAGGCCTTTTCTacctgctcctcccacctcatCGTGGTCTGTGTGTACTACTCATCTGTGTTCTGTGCCTACATCAGTCCTGCTTCCAGCTACAGCCCAGAAAGAAGCAAAGTGACTTCAGTGCTGTACTCGGTCCTCAGTCCAACCCTGAACCCCCTCATCTATACACTGAGGAACAAGGATGTCAAGCTGGCCCTGGGGAGGCTCTTGCCCTCTTTCTCACATTAA